Within the Naumovozyma castellii chromosome 1, complete genome genome, the region AGATGTTAAGCAATCGCTATCATTAGGGACACCAAGATTATTAAGAAACTTAAAGGACTTCAGTGATACCAAATTACCTTCCTCCTCTAAGATTGATTATGTTCGAGATATTAAGGAATTGATTATCATTAAAAATTTTACTTTGTTTTGGCAAATTGATCTTTGTATCATTTCTGTCTTAAATCACGTCTTAAACATTTCGTTAGCGAAAAACGTTAGgaaatttgaattagatTCATTGATTGAATGTTTAAATGACTTGACATATGGtaagaaaaatatcaatgaaGTCATCAACACGTTAATTAATAAAGGTTTACTTTCTACAGCTGAAGGTTCGATTAATTATCAGGACACTGATGAAGTTTATGGTCTTCCAAGCTTAGAAGATATCTTAGCCACGCCATCTAATTCTAGAAGTGCATCACCAAACCTTGGTGACAACCATACCACTAGTGATGAGTTTATTGATAAGAAATTCGAGTCGCCTCATGAAGCCACTACAAGAGCTTTATTTTTCACAAAACACTTAACCTTACGAATGTTATTATATCTATTAAATTACATCTTGTTCACACATTATGAACCTATGGGAGATGAGGATAAATTTACAATGCAATTAGCTAAAGGATATGCACAAAAAACTTTAGATTTTGCCATGGATGGGTATAgaaattgtttaatttttttcaacaatGTGAAGTACTCCAATACTACCCCAACgatttttgaatatttgaatatcatTTTATCACCACATTGTTTAGATATTGCTAATAGAACATTACAATTTATTGTCTGTTTAATATTACGTGCTAAATGTGGTCCATTGACAGGTATGAAGGAAAGTTCCATCTTAACTTATAGTAGTGGGAACGAAGATtctgataatgaattatctgaatctaagaaaaagaaacagcCCGTGGAGCCACAGGTTGCTGAATTGAACGATGACTTAATTAGTAATTTGGATATTGAATTAGGAGACCTTCTTGtggataaattattattaagaatGATGTTGTTCCACAAATTAACAAAGCAACTTtccatcaaatatttgtatGCTACAAGAGTTGCTAAGTCTACAGGTTTCTTCATtactttattaaatgaacGTCAAATGCCTACAGGTAAGAATGGTGGCTGGAAACATCCCAAGATTTCAGATTTCTTTAAGAATGTTCCTTCTTTAGTCTTATCCACTGATAATGACAGATTAAAGAGATGTCCAGTGTATCAAGATGCTCTTGGATTTATGGTCCCCAAATCTTCTGGTGGTTCCAATAGTACTAGTAAAACTTCACAATTTGTTGCTTCTAGATTAGGGAGAACACAATTACCACCTTTAAGGACCTATCAACCCATTACTTTCACTTCCAGTGATGGTCGTCAAAGAAATAGAGCagatgatggtgatgacACATATCAAAAGAGACGTAAGATAGCTGCATCTCCAGGAGATCAAAATGGATTATCAGCGTTTGCACCCTCACCATTGCCACCATTACCTAATATTGGAGGTGGTGTTGCTCCAGCTGGTGATgtattccaaaatttgaattctttaCCACCATTAGATAAATTGACAACCCAAACTCAATTATTAATGCAAGATATGCAACCTTCTCAAAATTCTGGATTACCCAATGGTATCaatggtaataataatgtcaatAATGGAGCTGgtacaaataataatactaatttCTCAGATAATAGTATTAATTCATTCACTACTCCGGAATCAGATCTTACGAATACTCcagattttgaagatttcttAATGCAAAATTCTAACATGAATGGACTCTTCATTAATCCTTCTAGTTTGGTGGAAGCCATGACTGAAATTACTACTACAACTAATGCTACTAACCCAACAGGTCGTGATGATTTAATGGGGAATGTCAATAGTATAATCAGTGGTAATAATTCCTTAATAAATGgtgataataatagtacTACTGGTGCGGCACCCGTGGGATACGTTAATACTTTCGACAATCTAGATTTTTTCCTACCATTTGACAATGGTGGAATTGATGATATCAATAACGGTAGTGAATTTGCTATTTGGGATTGAAATGATGTGACGACAGtttttcttaataattcttATGTATATACATTTTTTTGAGTACCTTACTTAATaacttaataattttatgGAAGATAAATAATCTAAACATATTGTACTATGAATTTTCTCTTCATTGGTTTTTGTTCAAATGACTTAGATAGGTTAGGTGGGTTTTGTTAAATGTGATGTATAAGCAAATAGACATCCATGTGACCCGTGTCAAACGATCAGACCAACATGCtgagaaaaaaaaacataaaAATAAGCGCAGGTGGTTTAGTGGTAAAATCCAACGTTGCCATCGTTGGGCCCCGGGTTCGATTCCCGGCTTGCgcatttattttttttctctatGTAAACAAAGATCGGATATTAAAGTGCGCTGCCAAGATGTTAGTAAATAAATGAAGagatagatagataatgaagaacaGACTAAATGAATGATAAAGGGACATGTTTGTTTATACGTAGGCAGACTTGAAGATGGGAGCAAATCAGTCATAGTGACTTCTTTGTTATTGTTGGACATTACCGTGAGTGAGCAAGAAAGAACGATAGATACGTAGGGGGCGTCAACTGCCAAAAAATGCCGATCTATCTGGGAGTAAGTAAGAAAGGAGTGAAGGGATGAGTGCCAAGTGTTCCTTCTGCTCAACAATGATACCGTATCTCGTATCGTATCTTGCCTTCCTTCCTCGAGGACATGTTTACACTATTCAcatatctatatatatataaacaGATATTTCAAGTTTCCCTCCCTTGCACGACCTTCCCAACTACACTATCCAATCAATTAGCTAATTTCAAGAAGTAATGATGGCACAATATTCAGAGAAGAGTTCCACACCCAGCCTAGTCGGTCTCTCAGTGAGAGACATCAACGACGATGCCAATGACACGGCCCCGCTCAGACCCAGTTTCCTCGACATGAAGTCACGTTCGCAATCATTGGGGAGGATTCCATTATCGACAAACACCCCGGATCAACGTTATAGATCTGTAGATGAATTGACTCGTGAAGGTGCCCTATTGACCGACGAGATCGAGGTGGATCTGGATCAAGTGAGTAAGGGAGACCAATATGTCGTACAGCCCTCTTTATTGGAGAAATCGGGGAATGCTCGTAGAATAAAGGGGCCCAAGGGTAAGAGAGGCGGAATGCTTCATGCGTCACATAGTCATGATAATGTGATAAGTAACTCGTATGGGGATGTGATCATTAATCAATCGCAAAGACCTCATTTGGCACAGGGTGAATCTTATCAATCTGTGAAGagtgatgaggatgatTTGGtggatgaagaaggtgCTAGAGTTGGTAGATCGTTCCAGAGGGCGTCTGAATCCTCGAGGGAATTCATAAGATCCTTGTCTAGGTCTTTGACTAGAGATCAGAAGTCGAGACAGAGTACTGCTGCTACTAGTACTACTACTAATTATTCTATTTCATTAGCGCAAAGGGAATTGGATTCTACGACTTCTGGGccaaatattattgaagagGAGGCCCAGGAAGAGAAGGAGGGAGTGTTGCTCGATGACGAAGGGAATGAGGAGCACTcagaagatttggaaagagCAGCTAATGAAGTATTGTAGGTTATTCATTCCTTtacatatttatttattcattcattcattcatagcctaataatatttattacaTAATCAATGACAGTGGCGAAAACAGAGAAAACAGATCAAAAACTATAAATGGATGGATGGACAGACTACAATGAAACAAACAGAGAAACATGGATTTGGAGACAGCATTACAGGTTATTAAATCGTTAGAACAACAGCTCGATGAGTTAGAGGATGCAGAAAAAGAGTACGAAAATGAGATGGAGGAAgtaattgaaaatttaaaaaaggAAGTGGTCCAGAAAAATCAAGAATTGTCAAGCAATAAAAAGCAAATAGTGGATTTGGAGATACGAGTGGATGAATTAGAGACGCAAAATGCGGTTCTTCTGAACCGCAACGAGAACCTGCAAGCAGAGAATGATCAGCATTTGGAGAAGAATGTTTTGTTAGAACACGAATTAGCATACATGAAGGAAACTTTGTCTACCTCTTCTCCCTCTACTACCATAGAACACAAGAAGATAAGGCGTCCTGACGTGGACGACTTCAAAGTAACCACATCTGGGTCGACGTTGTTCATTTCGCCCTTACAGGACCGGTCTAAACAGATCCAGCATCCACAGGTTTCCATCTCCAAGGTCATATCGACCACTTCCAAGAGGATGCCCCTATCTTAGCCGCCATGCTCATCCATTTAACGTTATTCACTCACTTATTAGTTGTTTGATTGTTAATGGTGCGCCCCCCTAAACGGAATGCTGGGTTTTCCCCTGCGCGCTTTTCTGGGCTCAACACAGGGGACCGGTTTAATATTGACATCGTTATTTGTACCGGAATTCTAGCATATGTTGCATTCAGATCTGGGAATTGTATATAAGCAACTCTCTTCCCCTTGAAATTTTATCAGACTTGTCAATCGTCCCTCCAAACATTCAAACGCTATAATAGCAACTCACAACTAACTGGAAGCATCATTTCGCAATGGCTCGTGACCTGCAAAACCATCTCCTTTTCGAAACGGCCACAGAAGTCGCCAATAGGGTCGGTGGGATCTACTCCGTCCTTAAATCAAAGGCACCCATCACAGTAGCACAATACAAGGACAATTATCATCTTATTGGTCCTTTAAATAAGGCCACTTACCAGAATGAAGTGGACCAAATGGACTGGGAAGCACCAGACTCATTCcctgatgaaattaaaccCATCCAATCCACTTTAAGATCAATGAGATCCCGTGGTGTCAATTTCATATACGGAAGATGGCTAATCGAAGGTTCCCCTCGTTTGATCCTTTTCGATTTAGATTCAGTTAGAGGATTTCTTAATGAATGGAAGGGTGACTTGTGGTATCTAGTGGGTATCCCTTCCCCtgaaaatgattttgaaactaaTGACGCTATCCTATTGGGTTACACGGTGGCATGGTTCCTGGGGGAATTGACTGCAGAGGATACTACCCATGCCATTATTGCCCATTTTCATGAATGGTTGGCTGGTGTTGCTTTACCTCTATGTAGAAAGAGACGTATTGACGTCGTGACTATTTTTACTACTCATGCTACCTTGTTAGGTAGATATCTTTGTGCAGCCGGGGACGTCGATTTTTATAAcaatttggaaaacttCGATGTGGATCATGAAGCAGGAAAGAGAGGTATTTATCATAGATATTGTGTCGAAAGAGCTGCAGCACACACTGCGGATGTGTTTACTACGGTCTCTCAAATTACTGCCTTCGAAGCTGAACATTtgttgaaaagaaaaccAGATGGTATTCTACCCAATGGGTTGAATGTGATTAAGTTCCAAGCTGTGCAtgaattccaaaatttacACGCcttgaagaaggaaaaaattaatgaatttgttaGAGGTCATTTCCATGGTTGCTTCGATTTCGATTTAGATAATACAgtatatttcttcatcgCTGGGAGATACGAATACAAGAATAAGGGGGCAGATATGTTCATTGAATCTCTGGCTCGTTTGAATTATAGATTAAAGGTGGCAGGTTCTAAGAAGACTGTCATTGCATTCATTATCATGCCAGCAAAGAATAATTCATTTACTGTGGAAGCATTAAAGGGTCAAGCTGTTGTTAAAGCTTTAGAGACTACTGTCGATGAAGTGACAAATTCTATCGGAAAGAGAATATTCGATCATGCAATGAGATTCCCCAACAACGGTACCACTTCAGAAATTCCAGTGGATATCCATGAACTATTGAAACCATCAGATAACGTTCTTTTAAAGAAACGTGTTCTTGGGTTAAGAAGACCTGCAGGTGAATTACCAGCTATTGTCAC harbors:
- the GSY2 gene encoding glycogen (starch) synthase GSY2 (ancestral locus Anc_1.375), which encodes MARDLQNHLLFETATEVANRVGGIYSVLKSKAPITVAQYKDNYHLIGPLNKATYQNEVDQMDWEAPDSFPDEIKPIQSTLRSMRSRGVNFIYGRWLIEGSPRLILFDLDSVRGFLNEWKGDLWYLVGIPSPENDFETNDAILLGYTVAWFLGELTAEDTTHAIIAHFHEWLAGVALPLCRKRRIDVVTIFTTHATLLGRYLCAAGDVDFYNNLENFDVDHEAGKRGIYHRYCVERAAAHTADVFTTVSQITAFEAEHLLKRKPDGILPNGLNVIKFQAVHEFQNLHALKKEKINEFVRGHFHGCFDFDLDNTVYFFIAGRYEYKNKGADMFIESLARLNYRLKVAGSKKTVIAFIIMPAKNNSFTVEALKGQAVVKALETTVDEVTNSIGKRIFDHAMRFPNNGTTSEIPVDIHELLKPSDNVLLKKRVLGLRRPAGELPAIVTHNMVDDANDPILNQIRHVQLFNGSSDRVKVIFHPEFLNANNPILGLDYDEFVRGCHLGVFPSYYEPWGYTPAECTVMGVPSITTNLSGFGAYMEDLIETNQAKDYGIYIVDRRFKAPDESVEQLVDYMEEFVKKTRRQRINQRNRTERLSDLLDWKRMGLEYVKARQLALRRAYPDQFKQLVGEELNDTNMDTLAGGKKLKIARPLSVPGSPRETRQASAIYMTPGDLGTLQEANTADDYFNLSIGSHDGDDEQGPYADEN
- the NDL1 gene encoding Ndl1p (ancestral locus Anc_1.382); amino-acid sequence: MDLETALQVIKSLEQQLDELEDAEKEYENEMEEVIENLKKEVVQKNQELSSNKKQIVDLEIRVDELETQNAVLLNRNENLQAENDQHLEKNVLLEHELAYMKETLSTSSPSTTIEHKKIRRPDVDDFKVTTSGSTLFISPLQDRSKQIQHPQVSISKVISTTSKRMPLS
- the NCAS0A08850 gene encoding uncharacterized protein (ancestral locus Anc_1.378) → MMAQYSEKSSTPSLVGLSVRDINDDANDTAPLRPSFLDMKSRSQSLGRIPLSTNTPDQRYRSVDELTREGALLTDEIEVDLDQVSKGDQYVVQPSLLEKSGNARRIKGPKGKRGGMLHASHSHDNVISNSYGDVIINQSQRPHLAQGESYQSVKSDEDDLVDEEGARVGRSFQRASESSREFIRSLSRSLTRDQKSRQSTAATSTTTNYSISLAQRELDSTTSGPNIIEEEAQEEKEGVLLDDEGNEEHSEDLERAANEVL